One genomic region from Prosthecobacter fusiformis encodes:
- a CDS encoding transposase, producing MSYLQGDDRSQAWMLPQSLEDYLSEDNPVRFIDAFVDELDFRQAKLPVEAAATGRPGYAPGDLLKLYLYGYLNRVRSSRELERLTHRNLEVIWLL from the coding sequence ATGAGCTACCTTCAAGGAGATGACCGCAGTCAGGCCTGGATGCTGCCGCAAAGCCTTGAGGACTACCTCAGCGAAGACAACCCCGTGCGCTTCATCGACGCCTTCGTTGATGAACTGGACTTCCGGCAGGCGAAGCTTCCTGTGGAGGCGGCGGCCACCGGTCGGCCAGGCTATGCACCGGGAGACCTGCTCAAGCTTTACCTCTACGGCTACCTCAACCGCGTGCGTTCCAGCCGCGAACTGGAACGCCTGACTCACCGCAACCTCGAAGTCATCTGGCTGCTCAA